In Sesamum indicum cultivar Zhongzhi No. 13 linkage group LG8, S_indicum_v1.0, whole genome shotgun sequence, the sequence AGTTCTTGGGCTATATGGTAAGCAATCGAGGAATAGAGGCCAATCCAGAGAAGATCAAAGCAATCCTCGAGCTAAAGTCACCAGCCTCGATAAAAGACGTACAGAAGTTAACGGGTAAGATCGCATCCCTTAAccgatttatttcaaaatcagcAGATAGGAATTTACCCTTCTTTAAAGTTTTGAGAAAGCCCAAGGATTTCCAATGGACAAAAGAATGCGAGGATGCTTTTAACCAACTCAAGGATTACTTAAGGACGCCACCGCTATTAGCAAACCCTCGACCTGGAGACATTTTGTACCTATACTTAGCCGTGTCAGAACATGCTGTAAGTTCGGTTCTGGTGAGGGAAGAGAATAAAGTCCAGAACCCAGTATACTATATTAGCAAAATGTTGCAAGGGGCGGAGATAAGGTACAGCTTAGTTGAAAAATTCGTTCTTGCACTAGTAACGTCGGCCCGCAGGTTACGGTCGTATTTCCAATCACACAAGATCATCGTATTAACGAACCAACCGCTCAAAATCATTTTGTCGCGACCGGAGGTCTCAGGGAGATTAGTGAAGTGGGCTGTGGAACTGGGTGAACACGATATAGAGTACCACGCCAGAAACTCCGAGAGGGCCCAGGTACTTGCTGATTTTGTAATGGAACTGACAAACATACCAACTCCGGATGTCGAGCCGTGGATGTTACACGTAGACGGATCGTCGAATGCTAGCAACGATGGGGCTGGGATCCTGATACAAGGACCTGGAGAGGTTGAAATAGAGGTCGCAGCCAGACTCTCGTTTCATGCCACCAACAATGAGGCCGAGTATCGAGGCATTAATCTTAGGATTAGAGCTGGCCCATGCAGCAGGGGCAAGAATTTTAGAAGTATACACTGACTCGTAGTTAGTAGCAATGCAGATTGAGGGAAATTACGAAGCAAAGGAGCAGACAATGTCAATGTACCTGAAGAAGTCAAAGTCTCTGATCGAGTGTTTCGACAAATGCATTGTCCAACAGATACCAAGAGGAGAAAACGATAGAGCTGattcactttctaaatttGGAGCCTCACTGTCGGGAATAAAGAACCGCAGCATAACGGTGATGGTGAAAGACAAACCAACGATCGCCGAGGTCGATGTATATACGGTAGATCAACCTTGTACATGGAAAGACGAGCTGACGCTCTATCTCAAGGAGGGGATTCTTCCCAAAAATCCTTCGCATGCAAAGAATCTGAGGTTAAAGGCCACCAGATTCACAATGATCGAATCCGAACTATACAAAAGAACGGCGGACGGACCCCTGTTGAAATGCTTGAACCACGAGCAAGCGGAATACGTACTGAAAGAGATACACGAAGGGAGTTGCGGCAACCATTCGGGTGCTAGGTCGTTAGCTCAAAAAGTCGCACGTCAAATTCttccaaataaaattgatcatcCCTTTTTCCGTTATTCTTGCCACTGCCTCGGCTTCCACCCACTTAGAGAAGTATTCGACTGCGAGtatgataaatttcttttgtgcCTTCGCTGGGGGGAAAGGTCCCATTATATCGATCCCCCACTGATCAAACGGGCAAGCGACCTGTAATGGTTCCATTGGTGTAGCCGGGGAATGTATCCGGGTGGAGAATCTCTGACAGCTTTCGCATCTTTGTACTAGTCTCTTCGCATCCTTCATTAAGGTAGGATTCGGGATCCCCAGAACTATCATATCGGATAACGGCACACAATTCCAGGGGAAAGAAATTGCGAGCTGGCTGAAGGAGttgaaaattcaacaaaacttcacATCGGTGGGGCACCCTCAGTCGAACGGGCAGACAGAGGTGACCAACAGGACAATACTCCAACACTTAAAGACCCGTATTAATTCAAAAGGATCGTGGGAAGAAAAACTACCAGGGGTATTATGGGTATACAGGACGACCCCGAGATCGTCCACAGGTGAAAGTCCCTTTTGTTTAGTTTACGGTTCTGAAGCTATTCTTCCTGCATAAATCGGTGAGGAACCCAACAGATCGCAAGTTACGACCCTGCGGCCAACAACCAAGCACGTGCGTTCGATTTGACGGTACAACAAATCGCTTAATGATGAGAAGGTACAACAAAAAACTTCGACCTAGGGAGCTCCAAGTGGGGGATCTGGTCCTTAAAAAAGCTGAAGTCTCTAAACATGTGGGGAAACTGGACCCTGAATGGGAGGGCCCCTTTAAGGTGGTCGAAATACGGAGGAAGGGGGCTTACCTACTCCAAGACTCTCAAGGACGTCATCTCAAGCGACCATGGAACATACGAAACCTGAGAAAATTCTATGCGTAATCCAGCCTGAGAAAGGCTGCGTCAATAGTGCGATCATAGGCGCTTGGAAAAGGCCAAATAATGTACAAAGTTTAGTTACTGTATTTCCCTTAGCTTGGAAAAGGCTCGTTAAACCCTATCGAATAATATGATcgcattttttcttatatagaCCTGAAAAAGGCACTACCAATCAATGCGATAGTGTTCACTCAAACAcaaacctgaaaaaggttttCTAAAACAATCGTATCAGTAAAAGCGATTACAGTGACGTGAGCATTTAAATTTGAAGGATTTATAGAAGATATAATGCCCAAAACCAGGGATTATACAAAAACTACGTTTTGACCTCTAAAGATCAACGATCAACAGAATTGTTCAAGACAATAAAGCTACATATTTTCAATGTCAGCTAGCAATGAAGCAAATTCGTCTTCTTTGGGCGAAGCAGCAGGGTCCTCGGGGAATGGTCGCATGTCACCATCGAGGCTAGGGTCGAGCTTGGCGAGATCAAAACCAGGTACAAAACCTTTCAGGGTCGAAACTTGAGCTTTGCATCTATCAAAACCTTGTACCAGGTAATCTGCAGCCCTAATTTCCAAAGCGGTATCAAAGGACGGAGCTCGGATAAAATCACGAGCACCCGAGAGCCGAGCTTCGCGAATGCGAGCAGAGAACTCGTCAGAACACAAGAACTCGGCTCGACCATCAACCTTCCCAGCTGCATGTCCAGCTGCAAAACCGGCCTCTCTCCCCGACTCAGTAGCCTTAGACACCTCGGAAGCCATTTTTTCCTCCAACTCTTTGATACGGGCTTCCAGGACAGCACGTTGGGCCTCCGAATTCTCCGCTCGTGCGGTAGCTTCCTCGACCTTGAGTCGCATATCACTATTGGAACGCTCAGCGACCAATTGATTCCTTCGAAACCCGGCACACTTCAAAGAAAGCCCCCGGACGAGGTTGGCAGCCTGGACACCATCGcgttagaaaaaataatccaaaaacaaaaactcatTCGGAGAATGCTTACCTGAACTAGCGAATGGGCGGCATGTTCTTCCAATCGAGTAAAAGGATTCTGGAGCAAGGCCGCTTGGTCACGGGGTAAACATGACGCGTTGAATAATTCCCATGATACTTGCCCGGAATGTGAACCAAGAACAGTACTGTTAGGAGAGACATTCCAATTAGGAACGAATCTTTCTTCGACGGGTGGAGGCATAAGGTGGTTTGGGGCACGGAGATCTTCACGAGCCTTTTTCCAGCAGTCGGAAATATCATTCAACATCTCCCTACCTCTGCGATCATCAAGTGCAGCAGACACGGAGTGACCCAGGGCTAGGGATTGGGAGCGGCTCCTCGTATTGGGGCCCACCGGGCTCTTACCTCTCCTCCGCCGCCGGGGCAACAGACCACCCGAACCAGATTCACCAGTATGTGATCGATCAGACGAAGCAGGTACCGGCTGATTCAGCGGACGAGTATGGGAGCGGGTATCCTCACTCCCTATGTCGATTGGGGGGCTACGGGGCTGGTTCCCTTGAGGAGCCACAGAACTTTCAACAGGACGAGGCGAGGTCGCTGATGAAGGGACGGGTGCGGCCTCTCCAGCTGATGGTCGCGCCCGATTAGCTCGAATCCGCTGGGCAAGGCGAGATTGACCTACCATATCGTCTGAAAAACAGTGGATTGAGAAAACATTGGATCCGAATAAAACAGAAGGAAACAAAAACATAGACGATTAATCACCTAACGATATcagtttgaaatatttttgaatcacACCGAATATATGTGAGTTTTGTATTGAAAGGGGATTGGACGTCCCTGCAGAGGCACGCACCCTCCAATGCTAGAGAGGGCTGCCCCCGCGACACGTGGACCTCAATATCGAGACAATTAATGACCTGCAAAGCACCTGTTGATTTCTGCACACGACTCAACCGTCGCGTCCAGAACTAAGGGGGCAAATGATGAGGGGGTTTTCATCTTCGGACAAATATACCCCTCACACTAATTAAGGAGCCTCTATGGAAAGATTACAGGATCCCACACAATGCTCAAATGGAGAGATTTACGGCTGCCATAGCAGCAGTTGGCTACGATTTTAGGCATAATTTGAGCTCTCAAACCCGGATATCAGCATTTACCAAAAACATCTCTTGGGGACATATAAGAACAGCAAATGGAGTTCTGAAGAGGTAAGTTTTACTTGATATCAGAGGCATACTTTTCTCTATCAACGAGTATTTGACCTAGGaactgacttgagcgtcggagtgcCAGCGCCAGGACTACACCCGGCTGGCTTAACCGTTTCCTTTGTGTTCTCAGGAATCGCGTTTCGGGGGACGAGGTCGGATCGCGGGTCGAAATCTCGATCACTGAGTAAATTCGATTGAATCTCCCTTACGCATTTTCACCATGTTTAATTGAAGACAAAAAAAGCAGCATTCATATCCAATTTAATGGAGGTTGAGACTATGTTTTATGGCCTTCACATGATTTCTTTtggaaattaaatatgtttcaACTCATAAAAGTTCattgaattatttgaatttcatttataagattaattatGACTTCATTCCATAATACAATTAGTATATACAGCATCCGGCTCTAGGTCCCCTGGGTAAGCAAGATCTCGAACGAGTAATATTGTTACTTGAGAAATGAACAAACGTGAGAGTCGCTTTAGCAAAGACCCTCTTATACTTAAGTCAATTTGAGTTCGGTTCAAATGAGCTCCAACGATTTTTAGCAAAGACCCTCTTACGCTTAAATCAGTTCAAGTTCGGATTCAAGTGAGCTTAAAGAGCTAGAGCACAAGAATCAAACCAATATGAAAACTTATGTCTTATTACGCTTGTCATACTTGTACAGATTCACCAAACTGAATTTTGACCATAAATTTATTCGGAGATCAAGGATTCTGAATATGGGTCCCAATCATGTCAAACTGGGTTCATCTCGACCTGGTACCAAACACGCAAATCCTGTtctatttcttattttgtCCTTTTGATGTACTAACATTAGTATCCATGTACCAAGATTACGTCGtctattattaagaaaatatttatacacgcagcatgtatatattaaatcggatagaaaacataataaaatttggaacAGAAAATCCTATTCCAGATAACATTAGAGCAACCTAGTATGATAATTTGGATGTAACTCATGATTTATGGTTGAATGTATTTCATATGTGGTCTTGAGATTACACCAATTCTAAGATGAATTTCTAAGGAAGGAAAAGTACAACAGATGAAGATTTGACAAAACACAGAAACAAAGATTTATTGACATCTTTAGGGAAACttattaatgtttttgtttGGGACACAAAGTAGCATACATTTAATTAGCTCAGACAAGACAACATTAATTTGTGTAGCTGCTATGAGAGAATATAATGAATGTGAAGTGAAAGGAAGGTTCCCGATCATGGGCACTTGCGGCGGCCACCCCGTGTGGTCATGCCGGCGTAGCATTTGCCGCACTTGTCGTGGTTGCCGTATTGTCCTGGAGGAACACATTTGCATCTGTCGCAGCATGTCAGGCAAGCTCTCATGCAAATGTTCTGCCTTGAGTGGAACTTGCACCTCACTGCACACAGCGGAGTGCACTCTGCTCGTAGAAAAAGAATgtgtgaatttattatttgatcaGGAGTTGGGAGTTAGAAGATGAATCTAGACAATATGGTACCTTGTCTGTTTCTTGGTGGTTTTGCAGtgggaggtggtggtggtggtgtcTTGACCACCGGAGGCGGTGATGGTGGTGTTTTGACCACCGCaggaggaggtggtggtgcAGTCTTGACCAACGGAGGTGGGGGTGAGGACTTgggtggtgatggtgatggtgatgggggtgggggtgaACTCTTGTAAATTGGACTTCCGGGGGAGACTAGTGCCGCATTCTGTATAATGTAACAGCATAAGAGTCTTATAACATGCGTGTAAAAGTAAAAACatcaaaaacagaaaagactTATGTAAGAGAGAGTCTTAATTTTACCTCAACAAGGATTTCTTCGTCCCGTTGTGATGAAACCTACAAAATCAAAGGTTTAGTTCAAAGAGGTCAATGATTTTGTCAAGGATATAAAGACTAATCTCACGTGGgcgtgtgtgcgtgcgtgcaCTCATTACAAAACAAGTATATGCTCCGATGATTACTTCCCTCTTCCAAGTTTTCAGCAAATCTAAGCACCAATCTATGCCAGTAAAGAGACATGACGAAAACAGAGGCATACCTTAGTGTTAACTAGAAGAAAACAGGCTAGCGCGAGGAGCAGAGCTCTTGAAGCCATGTTGCTCGGAAGAAAGAAGCCAAGAAATAGCAGTGCAGCTACTTAGTGAGATTGATTTGAGTGTAGATCAGTGTCTTGGTATATATAAAGAGTTGGTATGAATTATTATAGGCCGAAGTTCAGTGGATCAATGAGACACATATTATGGGTTTCTCTGCTCATCTTAGTTGGCTCTCCTACCCACATGCAACAAGCCTCGAACCtgttaaacaaatatatccATTTTCACCAAACCATGCGTGAAAATTAATCTACTGCTTAGCGAAACCCAAGGTTTCAACTACACTGATTTTTACTGATATCTTGGTGAAACATTGCCATTTTAGACTAATCAACGGCTAGGATGGCCTAGTTCTGTCTGTTATCCACTTGATGTGTTGATTCGAACACGGTTTTCGTAATCTTGTCCTAAAAGGATAGAAGCGGCTGTCTAATGGACGAATTGGGCTGTAAATCTTCCATGTTGCTGAGTTACCATGCTGCTGTTGTATGTCCCGAGGGGCCGGGAGA encodes:
- the LOC105167696 gene encoding gibberellin-regulated protein 14, which translates into the protein MASRALLLALACFLLVNTKVSSQRDEEILVENAALVSPGSPIYKSSPPPPSPSPSPPKSSPPPPLVKTAPPPPPAVVKTPPSPPPVVKTPPPPPPTAKPPRNRQECTPLCAVRCKFHSRQNICMRACLTCCDRCKCVPPGQYGNHDKCGKCYAGMTTRGGRRKCP